The following coding sequences are from one Schizosaccharomyces osmophilus chromosome 1, complete sequence window:
- a CDS encoding ankyrin repeat protein, protein phosphatase regulatory subunit, PPP1R16A-like protein: MSTAGATPQETLVAACRTDNVDMLAEAVHGQEGHEVEFINQARDSLGNDCLHVCAKYGSVNCLDWILDISGIELNHHSRMTGDTPLHLSVAYLKKNEEISLQMVEMLIEVGADSLATNNDGFRPIDLVPGDYRERFGAALEGPAPTLQYSADAVADDDDDDDEGEGSGSE, from the exons ATGTCTACTGCCGGAGCCACACCTC AAGAAACACTGGTTGCAGCATGCCGTACCGACAACGTGGATATGCTTGCAGAAGCTGTCCACGGGCAAGAAGGACATGAAGTTGAGTTTATCAATCAAGCGCGTGACTCCTTGGGAAATGATTGTTTGCATGTTTGTGCAAAGTATGGATCAGTCAACTGCTTGGACTGGATTTTGGACATTTCCGGTATTGAATTGAACCATCATTCTCGTATGACTGGTGATACACCATTGCATCTCTCTGTAGCgtatttgaagaagaatgagGAAATTTCTCTGCAAATGG TTGAAATGCTGATTGAAGTTGGTGCCGATTCCCTAGCTACAAACAATGATGGTTTCCGTCCTATCGATCTCGTCCCTGGGGATTACCGTGAGCGCTTTGGCGCTGCGTTGGAGGGACCTGCTCCTACTCTTCAATACAGTGCTGACGCTGTTGcagatgatgatgatgatgatgatgaaggcGAAGGATCTGGCTCTGAGTAA
- the kha1 gene encoding plasma membrane potassium ion/proton antiporter Kha1, protein MAEKSIFKGQNVVEYSTSDPLLLFIVQAILIIGLSRLLHFPLSFLQQPRVIAEVIGGILLGPTAFGRIPGFLSHIFPDDSLGPLNLVSNLGLVLYLFVIGMEVDMSVFVSNYKVTTLVTLSSILFPFAAGSAISVGLHQFTPKSNFGEFLLFIGTAMSITAFPVLARILSELHLLHRRLGVIVLAAGVGNDVVGWILLALSITLVNSGTGVQAIYVLLLVCGWCVFLFLLVKPLLRYLAIKTKALEKDPSEFFICILLCFVLISAFFTDIIGVHPIFGGFLIGTIIPHENDLTIKITEKIEDLVVCLLLPLYFASSGLKTNIATLNDGKSWAYTVGVIIVAISSKIFSSTLAARCLKMAWSESWAIGSLMSCKGLVELIVLNIGLSSGILDEKIFTMFVVMAVVTTFVTTPMTRFCLRFLHSDSEQTVANLRGSIPESSFSSYIYKFCVLFHQPSATSAAMLFTSYLGESYNHKSPLLSMPMFEIQGISTTHLESRTSALLKASQFPHNINKENTLEMFKIFVQLNGLRFSENHIFVDDTDFADVILETLSLKNTQLLVVPVLKEVDIDSSLKPTSRFSSIEKAFGSFGKFLHFLKTFKHTRIPFSMFLTQTISEVHAVSNQGKDSWDVSVVPRDNESQISIGAYEKVDFTEDTTELRQHCEIGKKTLVYIFTGTVNDILALEMFLTLLHDTESTAIIYLFEEYRIPSADIKRPEAAYSFEQIFSDENDHKKETLLPKLRKKMKKEKNQPSFNASRRSSSLPQLRSFSIFEAKLAKVHPCMRSRIRFIRFSSGDQLVTGIQELLRGSKMFLDNQKAQSFMILAGCEDASDSQLDDNGDGIFFSKNRQGDIISNYEHIFGNCIHRLLLEFPLTDFFLAMNSP, encoded by the exons ATGGCAGAGAAAAGCATCTTTAAAGGGCAGAATGTAGTGGAATACAGTACATCTGACCCGTTGCTTTTATTCATTGTTCAG GCAATCCTTATAATAGGCCTTTCACGCCTTCTTCACtttcctctttcttttttacagCAGCCTAGGGTAATCGCTGAGGT AATTGGCGGAATTCTTTTGGGTCCTACTGCATTTGGCAGGATTCCTGGGTTCTTGTCCCATATATTCCCCGATGATTCTTTGGGTCCTCTTAATCTCGTTTCCAACCTTGGCTTGGTTTTGTATCTGTTCGTAATTGGAATGGAGGTTGATATGAGTGTGTTTGTTTCCAATTACAAAGTCACTACCTTGGTAACCCTTAGCAGCATTCTGTTTCCTTTTGCCGCTGGTTCAGCTATATCTGTTGGGTTGCACCAATTTACGCCCAAGTCTAACTTTGgtgaatttttattatttattggAACAGCTATGTCGATTACAGCTTTTCCTGTACTGGCGCGAATTCTTTCTGAGttgcatcttcttcatcgcCGACTCGGTGTCATCGTCTTAGCTGCTGGTGTTGGAAACGACGTTGTGGGGTGGATTCTTTTGGCCCTCTCAATTACATTGGTTAATAGTGGAACAGGAGTTCAAGCCATTTACGTCCTGTTACTAGTTTGTGGTTGGTGtgtctttttgtttttattagTAAAACCTTTGCTAAGGTACTTGGCGATAAAGACAAAAgcattggaaaaagatCCATCagagttttttatttgtataCTCTTGTGCTTTGTGCTAATCTCTGCCTTTTTTACCGACATCATTGGTGTGCATCCCATTTTTGGAGGATTTCTGATCGGGACAATTATTCCACACGAAAATGACCTTACAATTAaaattacagaaaaaattgaagatttGGTCGTATGCCTATTATTGCCGTTGTACTTTGCTAGTTCTGGTcttaaaacaaatatagCAACTTTGAATGACGGCAAATCATGGGCTTATACCGTGGGGGTAATTATAGTTGCAATCTCTtctaaaatattttctagTACTTTGGCTGCGCGTTGTTTAAAAATGGCTTGGTCTGAGTCATGGGCAATTGGTTCTCTCATGTCATGCAAAGGATTAGTGGAACTGattgttttaaatattGGCCTTTCAAGTGGGATTTTAGATGAAAAGATATTTACCATGTTTGTTGTCATGGCTGTGGTAACTACGTTCGTAACCACGCCCATGACTAGATTCTGTTTGCGATTTCTTCACTCTGACAGCGAGCAAACGGTTGCCAATCTCAGGGGTAGTATTCCTGAAAGCTCGTTTTCAAGCTACATCTACAAATTCTGTGTGTTGTTTCACCAACCATCTGCGACATCGGCCGCAATGTTATTTACTAGTTATTTGGGTGAAAGCTATAACCACAAGAGTCCACTACTCTCTATGCCTATGTTTGAAATACAGGGAATTTCTACGACACACTTAGAATCCAGAACATCTGCTCTGTTAAAAGCGTCGCAGTTTCCGCataatattaataaagaaaacaccCTAGAAATGTTCAAAATATTTGTCCAGCTTAACGGGCTAAGGTTTAGCGAAAATCACATTTTTGTGGATGACACGGACTTTGCTGATGTTATACTTGAAACATTgagtttaaaaaatactcAATTGCTTGTTGTACCTGTCTTGAAAGAAGTAGATATCGACTCTTCTTTGAAGCCGACCTCACGGTTTTCTTCCATCGAAAAAGCTTTCGGCtcttttggtaaatttcttcactttctGAAGACTTTTAAACACACAAGGATCCCTTTTAGCATGTTTTTAACCCAAACGATTTCTGAAGTCCATGCCGTATCTAATCAAGGGAAAGACTCGTGGGATGTATCCGTAGTCCCTCGCGATAATGAAAGTCAGATTTCTATAGGAGCTTATGAAAAAGTGGATTTCACTGAAGACACTACTGAATTACGACAGCATTGTGAAATTGGTAAAAAAACACTAGTTTACATTTTCACAGGTACTGTCAATGATATTTTGGCACTAGAGATGTTTCTAACTTTACTACACGACACTGAAAGTACAGCGataatatatctttttgagGAATATCGAATCCCTTCGGCCGACATTAAACGACCTGAAGCAGCATACTCATTTGAGCAAATATTCTCAGATGAAAATGATCACAAGAAGGAGACGTTGTTGCCGAAATTgcgaaagaaaatgaagaaagaaaaaaatcagcCATCTTTCAACGCTTCTCGAAGATCCAGCAGTTTACCTCAACTCAGAagtttttccattttcgaAGCCAAATTGGCAAAGGTACACCCCTGTATGCGCTCAAGGATCCGGTTTATTAGATTCTCTTCGGGAGATCAATTGGTTACTGGTATTCAAGAGCTCCTACGAGGCTCGAAAATGTTTCTAGATAACCAAAAGGCACAATCCTTTATGATTTTAGCAGGTTGCGAGGATGCGTCAGACTCGCAACTCGATGATAATGGTGatggaatttttttttcaaagaataGACAAGGAGATATTATATCTAATTATGAGCATATATTCGGAAACTGCATACACCGCTTGCTCTTGGAGTTTCCATTGACTGACTTCTTTCTGGCAATGAACTCCCCTTAA
- the pex6 gene encoding peroxin-6 ATPase subunit translates to MDNYASTTVSVLPRLHPTRKAWINFEWAFSNVPALKKDDPYLFVCTFANPYAGCIFKLFHNPTLESSFLEISNYDRLVQRNVSISAIQPVELSHVELCVSLDISTNVDALLRLYREERIPLKNGEFLSDDVQVVQCIPVTQGYITFHTQIKKCVVPEVKPLLSFEDLSLLFTKKLSPTLISNELLIENMDISTESDCSLANCYNAFLHPVTLSSQRKRKDSWIKLSTCLGKFIYAKAIPTCDVAENAIRVSPTLSSLFRENETHCILNVDPPVVVSAKKIRLKCIYLPFQFDATLQQKVWDFAREALFHGSELCRNTMFTFYIDKKSHFFYDSPAVLEEHSQFVWFVLDEVDAPAGEIYYVDHSTVIEFDMNRTSNFLPFLNKRFLPFIATNQVSRKLHNMLKALYLHPQPPVRYPFYMISGWGILELNEVVSCISSNLGVPLFSVSCYDLVDLDRKKVGSKVTEFLKPLTRHPYGLILIRDLNILNLPTDGSINNANPKLITIFKETLDMFHNNRFALVGVAANTETIPEEVMAESFYEFTLSNFNDEERLELLRVLSKNFHVENKVNLVDISKATSAFSLHELSALFETSLLRTIRRLRQNYTDFSIHCSGPVITQDDIYKEIDIYRKECVNGDFKIPKVKWEDVGGLEEAKNILKDTLQLPLLRPELFGKGVNIRGGVLLYGPPGTGKTLLAKAVATELSLSFLSVKGPELLNMYVGESEANMREIFTKAKNAAPCIIFFDELDSVAPKRGNSSDSGNVMDRIVSQLLAELDSVHKSNKFVFAIGATNRPDLLDPSLLRPGRFDKMVYLGINSTINAREKVLQTISRKFKLDKDVNLYDIAKQCTNNFTGADLYALCADALSLALKRKTAEVEEKVKSSSTYASVEDFLQYHDGQDVLDLRIQHFDFEIALQKLNPSVSESELEHYDRLKEQFQNDYKGTGYKMST, encoded by the exons ATGGACAACTACGCTTCCACTACTGTCAGTGTTTTGCCAAGACTTCATCCAACCCGAAAAGCATGGATAAACTTTGAGTGGGCTTTTTCTAATGTCCCAGCATTAAAAAAGGACGATCCATACCTGTTTGTATGTACTTTTGCCAATCCATACGCAGGTTGTATATTCAAGCTTTTTCACAATCCTACACTCGAGTCTTCTTTCCTTGAGATTTCGAATTACGATAGACTCGTCCAAAGGAATGTTTCTATCTCTGCGATACAACCAGTCGAGCTAAGCCATGTCGAGTTGTGTGTATCACTCGATATATCGACGAACGTGGATGCACTCCTTAGGTTGTATCGCGAGGAAAGaattcctttgaaaaatggaGAATTTCTTTCGGATGATGTTCAGGTCGTTCAGTGTATTCCTGTAACGCAAGGTTACATTACATTCCATAcccaaataaaaaagtgtGTTGTACCTGAAGTAAAAcctttgctttcctttgaaGACCTGTCATTgctttttaccaaaaaactGTCTCCTACACTTATTTCCAATGAacttttaattgaaaatatgGACATATCTACGGAATCCGATTGTTCCCTAGCAAATTGCTATAATGCTTTTCTGCATCCTGTGACGCTGTCTTCgcaaagaaagagaaaggatTCTTGGATAAAGCTTAGTACATGCCTTGGTAAGTTTATTTATGCCAAAGCTATTCCTACGTGCGATGTTGCTGAAAACGCCATCCGGGTATCTCCAACCCTTTCTTCGTTATTTAGAGAGAACGAGACACATTGTATCCTAAATGTGGATCCCCCAGTAGTTGTTTCGGCGAAAAAGATCAGATTAAAATGTATTTATCTTCCTTTCCAGTTCGACGCTACTTTACAGCAAAAAGTTTGGGATTTCGCGCGGGAAGCATTGTTCCATGGAAGTGAATTATGCCGCAATACTATGTTCACCTTCTACATAGATAAAAAGtcacattttttttatgattctCCTGCTGTTTTAGAGGAGCATTCACAGTTCGTTTGGTTCGTATTGGATGAGGTTGACGCTCCAGCGGGAGAAATCTACTATGTTGATCATTCTACTGTGATTGAATTTGATATGAATAGGACCTCAAACTTTCTCccatttttaaataaaagattccTTCCGTTCATTGCAACGAATCAGGTATCTCGAAAGCTGCACAATATGCTAAAAGCCCTTTATTTGCATCCCCAACCGCCAGTGCGTTACCCATTTTATATGATTTCAGGATGGggaattttggaattgaaTGAAGTTGTCTCGTGTATTTCTTCCAACTTGGGTGTTCCGTTGTTTTCG GTTTCATGTTATGACCTTGTTGATTTGgacagaaaaaaagttggtTCGAAAGTAactgaatttttgaagCCTTTGACTCGTCATCCATACGGACTTATCCTTATTAGAGATCTAAACATCTTAAATTTACCAACTGACGGCTCCATTAATAATGCCAATCCAAAATTGATTACGATATTTAAAGAGACGTTGGATATGTTTCATAATAACCGGTTCGCTCTTGTGGGAGTTGCCGCAAATACTGAAACCATTCCTGAGGAAGTTATGGCTGAATCTTTTTACGAATTTACGCTTTCGAATTTTAATGATGAGGAAAGACTGGAACTTTTAAGAGTCCTATCTAAGAACTTTCACGTTGAGAATAAAGTTAATTTGGTTGACATATCAAAAGCAACGAGTGCGTTTTCTTTACATGAATTAAGTGCTTTGTTTGAAACTTCATTACTTAGGACCATAAGGCGTCTCAGACAAAACTATACTGATTTCTCGATACATTGTTCTGGTCCTGTTATAACCCAGGATGacatttacaaagaaattgataTCTACAGAAAAGAATGCGTAAATGGCGATTTCAAAATCCCAAAAGTAAAATGGGAAGACGTTGGAGGTCTagaggaagcaaaaaatattttgaaagataCATTGCAACTGCCTTTATTAAGGCCGGAGCTATTCGGCAAAGGTGTAAACATTCGAGGTGGTGTTTTATTGTATGGACCCCCAGGAACAGGAAAAACATTACTGGCTAAAGCTGTAGCCACGGAGCTCTCTTTAAGTTTTTTGAGTGTAAAGGGGCCTGAACTTCTGAATATGTACGTCGGTGAATCAGAAGCCAACATGCGTGAAATCTTTACAAAAGCCAAAAATGCGGCACCttgtataattttttttgacgAACTGGATTCAGTCGCCCCGAAAAGAGGAAATTCTAGCGATAGTGGGAACGTCATGGATAGAATTGTTAGTCAACTCCTAGCAGAACTTGATTCAGTTCATAAGTCGAACAAGTTTGTATTTGCTATCGGGGCCACCAACCGACCAGATCTGCTCGATCCTTCACTTCTTCGTCCAGGGCGGTTCGATAAGATGGTATATCTTGGAATTAACTCTACTATAAATGCTCGTGAGAAAGTTCTTCAGACCATCAGCAGAAAATTCAAGTTAGATAAAGACGTCAATCTCTACGACATTGCAAAACAATGCACAAATAATTTTACGGGAGCTGACCTTTATGCTCTGTGTGCAGATGCTCTCTCCCTAGCTTTAAAACGAAAAACTGCAGAGGTAGAAGAGAAGGTTAAAAGCTCAAGTACGTATGCTTCTGTTGAGGACTTCTTACAATATCATGATGGACAGGATGTTCTTGACCTACGAATCCAACACTTTGATTTCGAAATCGCGCTGCAAAAGCTAAACCCCAGCGTATCAGAATCAGAACTGGAACACTACGATCGTTTGAAAGAACAGTTTCAAAATGATTACAAAGGAACTGGGTACAAGATGAGTACATAG
- a CDS encoding DNA-binding transcription factor produces the protein MNGSYSSDAAFDAQEDYPKSQPNVCIPCALGTCLIHFREFSSSSFVDPVSLFCLDTYPNAGQMQSDSEVIKPERKVRNTFTSNPFHSLHTDSYHVSHSPNVDVSSAESKVKAKETVAPILDSKSNLSTEENEISTAYFPKNVPAHASALNSDFFEKSKSSPQSYNSPPFSLSSEFSQDYSPYRSTTPHPLTSTAAGTAPSSQHVDTGSSEHTQATSLKEHMDDLGFDDSLSYAYILNPTSDSDVDLIRQYFISKEGSYSINDMHIKYVSADPKTPIMYMVDPAYEPSKQVARDEKLQEIFEFLDATVDSVLSEKLINLYFLYIHPTYPVVHRERFLLLFHTSKNKISPILLMAMYAASILYWDADESLRNFPRVDSKKLWDMTEESLNQSFSLPRLSTLQAAVIFLAGRPWINVAGNWSILTRAVALALILGFHLDCSDWQIPEEEKILRIRTWWALFISEKWLSMYIGINASIRQDDYLVPPLSATQLLPSENTYADSFRVFMKMSELSVFLQTILQNLFTLRAVMNMSKNRRSVAQKISKYLAQLDEFTETCQFQAGTPGVCSLYLQIDALELLLRRTALKMKLTDLRFQNDMLVLVERCITRFLSIDDRLSTDFFWPYSQFYFCILSSSIIKMYLDFEFNENYNMRIMDLLIRFTKHCVWLKRRNFDLIFMAYKRLNALLLELSTDRPPIKKLLQTAFETGKRTFDSTM, from the coding sequence ATGAATGGCTCATATTCAAGTGATGCAGCTTTCGATGCACAAGAAGACTATCCCAAATCACAACCAAATGTGTGCATCCCTTGTGCGCTAGGGACGTgtttaattcattttcgtgaattttcatcatccaGCTTCGTTGATCCGGTTTCTCTGTTTTGCTTAGATACGTATCCAAATGCTGGCCAGATGCAATCTGACAGTGAAGTCATTAAGCCCGAAAGAAAGGTAAGAAATACTTTTACCTCAAATCCATTTCATTCTTTGCATACCGATTCCTATCATGTTTCGCATTCTCCTAATGTTGATGTTTCGTCCGCCGAATCCAAAGTCAAAGCCAAAGAAACGGTGGCTCCTATTCTGGATTCCAAGTCAAACCTGTCTACTGAGGAAAACGAGATTTCTACTGCTTATTTCCCAAAAAATGTACCAGCTCACGCTTCCGCTTTAAATTcagatttttttgaaaaatccaagTCGTCACCCCAATCTTATAATTCACCACCTTTCTCTTTGTCGTCTGAATTCTCACAGGACTATAGTCCATACCGCAGCACAACTCCTCATCCATTGACGAGTACTGCCGCAGGCACGGCACCGTCCAGTCAACATGTTGATACTGGCTCTTCAGAACACACCCAAGCTACTTCATTAAAGGAACATATGGATGACCTTGGATTTGATGACTCTTTATCTTATGCCTATATCCTAAACCCTACTTCCGACTCTGATGTTGATTTAATACGCcagtattttatttcaaaagaaggatcCTATTCCATCAACGATATGCATATTAAATACGTCTCTGCAGATCCTAAAACACCAATCATGTATATGGTTGATCCAGCCTACGAGCCGTCCAAGCAGGTAGCACGGGACGAAAAACTCCAAGaaatatttgaatttcttgatGCCACTGTCGATAGCGTCCTTTCTGAAAAGCTCATCAACCTTTACTTCCTTTATATACACCCTACGTATCCGGTTGTTCACCGTGAGCGATTcttattattatttcatACAtcgaaaaacaaaatatcACCGATTTTGTTGATGGCCATGTATGCCGCATCAATCCTGTATTGGGATGCAGATGAGTCTTTACGCAATTTTCCTCGTGTAGACTCAAAGAAGCTTTGGGATATGACTGAAGAGTCACTCAACCagtctttttctttgccCAGATTAAGCACATTACAAGCTGCTGTCATTTTCCTTGCCGGAAGACCATGGATTAACGTTGCCGGTAATTGGAGCATTTTGACGAGAGCCGTTGCTTTGGCTCTTATTTTGGGATTTCACTTGGATTGTTCCGATTGGCAAAttccagaagaagaaaaaattttgaggATTCGGACTTGGTGGGCCCTTTTTATTAGTGAAAAATGGCTTTCCATGTATATTGGCATAAACGCGAGCATTCGACAGGATGACTATTTGGTCCCTCCCTTGAGCGCTACTCAATTGTTACCATCTGAAAACACGTATGCTGATTCGTTTAGAGtgtttatgaaaatgtCAGAGTTGAGTGTTTTCTTACAAACAATATTGCAAAATTTATTTACCCTGAGGGCCGTCATGAACATGTCAAAGAATAGACGTAGTGTGGCCCAAAAAATCAGCAAATACCTCGCGCAGTTGGATGAATTTACCGAAACATGCCAATTCCAAGCTGGTACACCTGGCGTGTGTTCCTTGTACTTACAAATTGACGCTTTGGAGCTTTTACTTCGTAGGACGGCTCTCAAAATGAAACTGACGGATCTTAGGTTCCAAAACGATATGTTGGTACTTGTTGAGCGATGTATTACTAGATTTTTATCCATAGATGACCGATTGTCTactgattttttttggccTTATTCTCAGTTTTATTTCTGCATTCTCTCATCTTCTATCATAAAAATGTATTTGGACTTTgaatttaatgaaaactATAACATGCGGATTATGGATTTACTGATTCGTTTCACAAAACATTGCGTATGGTTGAAACGCAGAAATTTTGATCTTATTTTCATGGCATATAAACGATTAAATGCTTTGTTGTTGGAATTGAGCACAGACCGACCACccataaagaaattattgCAAACAGCATTTGAAACAGGAAAACGAACATTTGATTCAACGATGTAA
- the rec25 gene encoding meiotic recombination protein Rec25: MVKKTNSNANSYIKQFEKFSEKEGLEAVAFSNRLLEECTNKTKQHDYNAMQGNGSRVNSDYKNETMLVKTLCQHFLSELEATESEMAANMACIQTNLQSIDRENGKDLLNVLEQLSKETSTAQKVLEYNGPETQNQLMQGLLMCMESE; this comes from the coding sequence ATGGTTAAAAAGACAAATTCAAACGCGAATAGTTatataaaacaatttgaaaagttttctgaaaaagaaggattgGAAGCAGTTGCGTTTTCAAATCGTTTGCTGGAAGAGTGTACAAATAAGACAAAGCAACATGACTATAATGCTATGCAAGGGAATGGTTCCCGTGTAAATTCCGATTACAAGAATGAAACTATGTTAGTAAAAACTTTGTGTCAGCACTTTCTGTCTGAATTGGAAGCTACTGAAAGTGAAATGGCTGCCAATATGGCCTGTATACAAACCAATTTACAGTCCATCGACAGAGAGAACGGTAAAGATTTGTTAAACGTGCTAGAACAGTTATCAAAGGAGACGTCAACGGCCCAAAAAGTTTTAGAATACAATGGCCCTGAAACTCAAAATCAACTAATGCAAGGGCTGCTAATGTGCATGGAATCCGAATAA
- the dbr1 gene encoding RNA lariat debranching enzyme Dbr1: MRIGVQGCCHGILDNLYSLASKHNVELLIIGGDFQAIRNLSDFHSISVPAKFKRLGDFHKYYSQEKIAPILTIFVGGNHEASNYLEELPYGGWIAPNIYYMGRSSVIRVGNLRIGGISGIYSEFDYRKGRYERLPYEYKMLKSVYHTREFDVLSLKSLRSPIDIFLSHDWPRGIEQHGDTAKLLKNKPFFRKEVEQNDLGSPALEEILNSIKPKYWFAAHLHTRFAATVHHKAVPPSVYNDVSELEESRSSEEQHEIPKKARTEANPEFDPEHLKETNDCDDDASLVPSTSTTQFLALDKCLPRRSYFEVVEIEPTEPFQEGDLYMKYDPEWLSIVRAMKPFQSSLVKQTPLPPVDELHNLIDKERKWVEDNIVQKNKLGILRNFAPTAPFQSRGITDRIIPATYVNPQTTSFLQLVGLQPEGNEPLLSSSIKNENEIEL, from the exons ATGAGAATTGGTGTCCAGGGTTGCTGTCATGGCATTTTGGATAACCTGTATTCCTTGGCTAGCAAGCATAATGTGGAACTTTTAATTATAGGTGGAGACTTTCAAGCAATTCGAAACTTATCTGACTTTCATTCTATATCTGTCCCCGCTAAATTTAAGCGTCTAGGTGATTTTCACAAATATTACTCGCAGGAGAAGATCGCTCCTATACTAACTATATTTGTTGGTGGAAATCATGAAGCTAGTAATTACCTCGAAGAACT TCCTTATGGAGGATGGATTGCACCCAATATCTATTATATGGGAAGGTCATCTGTTATTCGCGTTGGAAATTTACGAATTGGCGGCATTAGCGGCATCTACAGTGAATTTGATTACAGAAAAG GTCGGTATGAACGTTTGCCATACGAATATAAGATGCTGAAAAGTGTTTATCACACCAGAGAGTTTGacgttctttctttaaaatcgCTTCGTTCTCCTattgatatttttctttcgcaCGATTGGCCTCGGGGAATTGAACAACATGGCGATACAGCtaaattattaaaaaacaagcCTTTCTTTCGTAAAGAAGTTGAACAGAATGATCTTGGATCTCCAGCGTTAGAAGAAATTTTAAACTccataaaaccaaaatacTGGTTCGCAGCTCATCTACACACTCGTTTTGCCGCTACTGTTCATCATAAGGCGGTTCCACCTTCCGTCTATAACGATGTTTCTGAGCTAGAAGAATCCCGTTCTTCAGAAGAACAACAtgaaattccaaagaaagcTCGTACTGAAGCAAACCCCGAGTTTGATCCTGAAcatttgaaagaaaccaaTGATTGCGATGATGATGCTAGCCTAGTTCCATCAACTTCCACTACACAATTTCTAGCTTTAGACAAATGTCTACCAAGACGATCTTATTTTGAAGttgttgaaattgaacCCACAGAGCCCTTTCAGGAAGGCGATCTTTACATGAAATACGACCCTGAATGGTTGAGCATTGTCCGAGCAATGAAGCCATTTCAATCAAGCTTAGTGAAGCAAACCCCTTTACCACCTGTGGATGAATTACATAA TTTGATTGATAAAGAGAGAAAGTGGGTTGAAGATAACattgttcaaaagaataagtTGGGCATCCTTCGAAACTTTGCTCCTACAGCTCCTTTTCAATCACGTGGAATTACGGACAGAATTATTC CTGCTACTTATGTGAACCCTCAGACTACTTCCTTCTTACAGTTGGTCGGATTGCAACCTGAGGGCAATGAACCTTTACTTTCTTCGTCCataaaaaacgaaaacgaaatcGAGTTATGA